GTTGGACGGCATCGCCATCCTGACGGCGGTGGAAAAAGCCCTGCAGCTCACCCAGGTGGTGGCCCAGGAGTTGGGCATCGACGCCGTGGCCGTGGCCTACAACCGCGTCAAGCCACATATGGAGGCCGCCCGCCGGCCGATCATCCGGGTGGACATGGGGTCCATCACCTCGGGCGACAAATGCCTGGTGCTCTATGAACGCGACATCAACCTGCTGCTCGCCGCCCGCCGGGGGGTGATCCTGGTGGACGACGTGGTCAGCAGCGGCGGCACGGTCCTGGGAATGGTGGGCCTGCTGGCGGAAATCGCCCGCTTCAAGCACTTGGCGGCCCCGCCGCCGATCCTGGGCATCTTTTGCGTGGCCCGCGAAGGCCGCGACCTCCCGCCACTGCCCGCGACGCTGACCAGCCTGGCCGCCCTGCCGCCGCCCGAGATCCAGTCGACTCCCTCCCCGGGAACGTGAGGCGGAGGCCGGGCTGAGGGATATGGCTGCTGCCGACGGCCCGACGGTGTTGCCGGGGCCCCGACCCGGCAGCGCCGCGGCCGGGCAGCGGAAAAAGCCCTGGCCACTGCACTCCACTGCCTTCCAAAAAACCGGCGCATGTCGTATTTTGGGGTTGTTTTGGATTCAAAATGGATTATAGTAGGAAATTCACCCTGCCGGTACCCGGCGGGGTGGTTTGTTTTCGGCCGGCAGGCCGCCGCGCCATCGGCCGAGGGCGTCGCTTGCGGCGGCGCCATCCAATTTGAAACCATCTGCAACACCGAGGAGAAAGAAAATGACCGAACGTTCAACGATTACCCTATACAGCGGCGGCCATCGCGGCGCCGAGGCGGAGTTTGGCCGGCAGGCCGAGAAGTGGGGCCTCAACGAGGTCACCTTCTCCTTTGAAGGCCACCAGGCCGAACGGGAGCGGGGAGTGCGTCTGCTGGGCTCCGATGAACTCAAAAAGGGCGACGTCAGCATGGAGATCGTATCCCTGCGGATGGGCCGTACCTATGCCCGTGCGGACAAAATCCGCAAGGTGATCCAGTCCATTTTCCACATGGTCAACAACGGCTTTCAGGTGATCACCATCGGCTGGCTGCAGCCGGACGGCACCGTCAAAGGCGGCACCGGCTGGGGCGCCGAGCTGGCCAAGCTCTTCAACCGCCCGCTGAGCGTCTATGACCAGGAGCGCAAGGCCTGGTTCAGCTGGCAGGACAACCGCTGGGTGCCCGAAACACCGGTGATCAGCGGCACTTCCTTCGCAGGTACCGGCACCCGCAACCTGACCGACGACGGCCGAGAGGCCATCAGCGATCTTTTTCAACGCTCCTTCGGCCCGGCCGACGCGTGATGACTGTGGGGCGCGGCCGGCCGAAGCGGCCACAAACGAAATAAAGCTCGATGACACCCGATCCCCCCGCACCCACCTGCCCGGTCTGCGGCGAACCGGTCAAGGCTGCCTGGAAGTTCTGCCCGGCCTGTGAAACACCGCTGGGCGGCCTGCTTTGCCCGGGCTGCCGCCAGCCGGTCAGGGACAACTGGAAGCGCTGCCCCGAGTGCGGCGCGCGTCTGGTCTGCCAAACCTGCGGCCGGCGCCTGCCGCCGGGCCAGGACACCTGCCCCGCCTGCCGGGACGAGGCCGCTGCAAGCCCGCCCGAAACGCCGCCGGCAACCATCATCGAACCGGTGACGGAGATCGCCCTGGTGTACGTCCCCGGCGGCCGGTTTCAAATGGGCGACACCTTCGGCGACGGCGTCGAGAACGAAACACCCCTGCACGCCGTCCAACTGGAGCCTTTCTACATCGGCCGCACGCCGGTCACCCAGGCCCAGTGGCTGCGGGTGATGCCCGAAAACCCCAGCCGTTTTCGGGGCGACCGGCTCCCGGTGGAGCAGGTGACCTGGGAGGACGCGGCGGCCTTCATCGAGAAGCTCAGGGGCTTGACTCCGGGTGGCCGCCACCTGGATCTACCCACCGAGGCCCAGTGGGAGTTTGCCGCCCGCAGCGGCGGCCGGGGTGAAAAATTCGCCGGCGGGCTCGCCGTCGAACAGGTGGCCTGGTACGAGGAGAACAGCGGAGGCGCCACCCACCCGGTGGGCGAAAAGGCCCCCAACGGCCTCGGGCTCTACGACATGAGCGGCAACGTCTGGGAGTGGTGCCGGGACGTTTTCCAGCACGAGGCCTACCGCCTGCACGCCCCGCAAAATCCGGTCGTCACGGGCAGGGAGGCGGACCGGGTGATCCGCGGCGGCAGCTGGAACCTGGACGCCTGGAGCGCCCGCTGCGCGCGCCGCACCAGCTGCCCCGCCTATTTCTCCGGCCCCGCCGTGGGCTTCCGACTGGTCATCAATCCCCATGCGGCCGACACCGCGTGAGCAGGCTGGGGGGCCCTTCGAAATGGCATCGAGCGTGGCCGGAGTAAAGTTCGCCGCACCGCAACCGGTTGCAAGGTCCGGCGCAGAGCAGGGCTTGGACCAAACCGTCATACTTGACAGGCAGAGATTTTTCGATTATTTAAACCATTAAAAAAACAAGTTCTTTTTACCCACCCCGCTTTTTCCTCATTAAAATCTCACGTTTCACCGTCTTCGTTTGTTCCCTGATTTTTTTTGAGCCGAAGAGGCTTCAGCACCCGAAAGGACTTGGCCGCGCCACCGGATCAAGCCTCCCTGCGGCATACCAGGGGGAGCTTCACCCAACGGGCAGGAATCGTTTTTCAGCACATCCCCTAACGCAGTTCCGACCGGACGCCCCCGAGGCCGGCACCCTTCATCCCCGGAGCGGATTGGCCGCATTTCCGGGTCCAACGACCGTTGAAAGGAGATTCGCAATGATGGAAGCAGTCAAAACTGGTGATACGATCAGCGTAATTTACACCGGCAGACTCAAGGACGGCGAGGTTTTCGATTCCAACGCCACAGGCGGGGCACCGCTCAAGTTTACCGTGGGTGCCGGCCAGCTCATTAAGGGGTTCGACCAGGCGGTGCTCGGCATGCTGCCGGGAGATAAAAAGACGGTGACCATTGCGCCCGCCGAGGGTTACGGAGAGCACCAGGAGGAACACATCGTCAGCCTGCCCAAGGCCAACGTGCCGGCAGAAATGAACCTTGAACTCGGCATGCAGGTGCAGCTCAGCAGCAGCACCGGGCACACCTTGCCCGCAGTAGTTGTGGAAATCGGCGACGACGCCGTCCGGTTGGACGCCAATCACCCCCTGGCCGGCAAAACCCTGGAGTTTGACATCGAGATCAAGGAAACCGGCCTGACGCCGGATCCCCATCAGGGTTGCGGCTGCGACACGGCCCAGGGCTGCGGGGAGGGGTGCAGCGGCTGCGATTAGGCGCATCTTTCTCCCGGAAAGCCCCGGGAGGGGTACCTCTGCCCGCCGGTGAATTCCGGATATGGGGGGGCCTATTCCCTGCGACCGCGGCCGTGTCGAGGGGACCGACAGGGCCGTGGTCATTTTTCACAATCCCGAAGGGCGTCGCTTGACACGCCACCATCGAGGAGATGGCCGACGCCCGGAAGCGGCTGATCGACCATCTGGGCATATCCCGGCTTTTCTGCATCGCCGGCAGCTCCATGGGCGGATTTCAGGTCCTGGAGTGGTCCCTGCGCTATCTACGACTAGGTAATTTTGAAGCGGAAGACATTCCGCTTGCATTTCGAAACCAGAGGATTTAAGTTACCGACCGCCGAGAACACCGGCAGGGCTTCCGCGAGGGCGATCACCGGCCCCGAACGGGGGGCCCCTCCGGATTTTCCCGGCACAACAGCCAGACACCCCCAGGGGATCGTTAAGCGTCGTGCCCTAGTCGAACGTGCCGCAGGAATTCATTTGCGACGGATATTCTCAACCGCGAACGGCTGCACGCCCGCACAGCAGGGGCGCGATTTTTTACGAAACCGCTACCAAAGGAAAGCGAAGATGAACGAAGGGGACCCTACCAGTAGCCCTTACCACCCATCCGGGATGACCGGAAACCATTTGATTTTCTGGGGTCCACTCAACGGGGAACACCCTCGGAACGCCCGCTCTCTGCCGCCTATCAGGCGCTGATCCACGGCCGCTCCGGCGTTCTGTTCCCGGTTGAGGACCACAGAACGCCAAGGAGCCGCCATGAACGCCGCACTCCAGCTTGACATTCCGTACATCGATCCTTTCGAGGCCGCCAGCCGCATCGACATCGAAAATCTGCGCGACAGGCACCCGTCCGACATCGCCGAGGCCCTCGAAGCCGCGGAGCTGCCGCCGCTTGAAATCGTCGAAACGCTCCTGAAGATCGGCAACCGCAGGGCCGTCGAGGTCTTTGCCCAGCTTCCGATCGAAATCCAGCGGGCCTGCCTCGAGACCGGCAACACCCGGACCATGCTGCGCTTCATCGAAAACATGGAGCCCGACGACCGCGTGGACCTGCTCAAGGCCGTAGCCACAGATGTCAGCGAAACGATGATGCCGCTGATCGCCCAGGCCGAGCGCAACGAGATCCGGCGCCTCTGGAACTACGAGGAGGGCACCGCCGGGGCGGTCATGACCACCGAATACGCGTTTTTGCCGGCCCACATCACCGTGCGCGAAGCGCTGGAAAAACTGCGCCTGCAGGCCCCCAACAAGGAGACCATCTACTACGTCTACATCATCGACGACCAGCGCCGCCTGCTGGGCATGATCTCCCTGCGCGACCTGATCATGTCCAAGCCCCAGGCCCGGCTGGCCGCCATCATGCAGGACCATGTGATCGCGGTGCCCCACGACATGAACGTGGAAGAGGTCGCCGGCCGGATCTCCAAAT
The genomic region above belongs to Desulfobacteraceae bacterium and contains:
- a CDS encoding SUMF1/EgtB/PvdO family nonheme iron enzyme — encoded protein: MTPDPPAPTCPVCGEPVKAAWKFCPACETPLGGLLCPGCRQPVRDNWKRCPECGARLVCQTCGRRLPPGQDTCPACRDEAAASPPETPPATIIEPVTEIALVYVPGGRFQMGDTFGDGVENETPLHAVQLEPFYIGRTPVTQAQWLRVMPENPSRFRGDRLPVEQVTWEDAAAFIEKLRGLTPGGRHLDLPTEAQWEFAARSGGRGEKFAGGLAVEQVAWYEENSGGATHPVGEKAPNGLGLYDMSGNVWEWCRDVFQHEAYRLHAPQNPVVTGREADRVIRGGSWNLDAWSARCARRTSCPAYFSGPAVGFRLVINPHAADTA
- a CDS encoding peptidylprolyl isomerase; the encoded protein is MMEAVKTGDTISVIYTGRLKDGEVFDSNATGGAPLKFTVGAGQLIKGFDQAVLGMLPGDKKTVTIAPAEGYGEHQEEHIVSLPKANVPAEMNLELGMQVQLSSSTGHTLPAVVVEIGDDAVRLDANHPLAGKTLEFDIEIKETGLTPDPHQGCGCDTAQGCGEGCSGCD